The following proteins come from a genomic window of Gemmatimonadota bacterium:
- a CDS encoding TonB-dependent receptor, which yields MKSLRPASVPDGRPGPSQRGAPLSRLPRTGAALALIALAMAEPSRAQAPAPRPSVVDSLAPDTLTAFRLDSLVVGVLRTPIRANESPYSIAALGTPDLFGAKAASSLDEMLEGLPGVEIQNRFNDGVGERISIRGFGSRATFGVRGVKVVVDGVPATIADGQATLDHVDFASLGHVEALRGPASMVWGGASGGVLLLESRRPPDGDRFREEMRLVGGSDGALTIHSTSGGRSGALGWVAAAGLSRSDGFRTNPVEPATTFGHSEKAQGNATLDYAGERDHVRAAFNFTRMDAENPGSLADSAFRAATREALRFNVIQNASKQIDQGQAGVTWTRALGNGAKRLELSGYGILRSLDNPITTVVIDLDRRAGGISAQFSDRVEHSGRTLRWNAGTQLDLQRDARLNHVNEGGEAGALSLDQIERVRTAGAWVNGLLDVSRRWVLAAGLRYDRSRFEVEDRFISDGVDDSGERVMDALSPSVGFRFEARRALSLYGNVATSFVTPTTTELANRPDGQGGFNAEVDPTTAVSVEVGARGWVGTRLAYQVAFFRTALEGELIPFEVPSQPGRRFFRNAGSSRYYGAEALVHARLGEHLSARLTYSYLDGRYRDFVTDSDDFSENVIPGAAPHRLDGLLRIEDEIGFVEVHGEVADRIAVDDANSAFARGYGLLDVRGSLGAGGIRVGGSTFTPFAGITNVFDRVYASAVSVNAFGARFYEPGPGRRFYVGLTAGWPSAGF from the coding sequence TTGAAGTCGCTTCGCCCCGCCTCTGTCCCGGACGGGCGCCCAGGTCCAAGTCAGCGAGGAGCCCCTCTGAGCCGTCTGCCGCGCACCGGTGCCGCGCTGGCCCTGATCGCGCTCGCCATGGCCGAGCCGTCGCGTGCCCAGGCGCCGGCCCCCCGTCCTTCCGTCGTCGATTCCCTCGCACCGGATACGCTCACCGCCTTCCGTCTGGACTCGCTCGTGGTGGGTGTGCTGCGCACTCCGATCCGGGCCAACGAGTCGCCCTATTCGATCGCCGCCCTCGGAACCCCCGACCTCTTCGGAGCCAAGGCCGCCAGCTCTCTGGACGAGATGCTGGAGGGCCTACCCGGGGTGGAGATCCAGAACCGCTTCAACGACGGCGTCGGCGAGAGGATCTCGATCCGCGGATTCGGCTCCCGGGCCACGTTCGGCGTTCGGGGCGTCAAGGTGGTCGTGGACGGAGTTCCGGCGACCATCGCCGACGGGCAAGCGACGCTGGACCACGTCGACTTCGCGTCGCTGGGACACGTCGAAGCGCTGCGTGGACCCGCCTCCATGGTATGGGGCGGCGCCTCCGGTGGGGTGCTCCTCCTGGAGTCGCGGCGGCCGCCGGACGGGGACCGCTTCCGCGAGGAGATGCGGCTGGTGGGCGGCAGCGACGGCGCCCTGACGATTCACAGCACCAGTGGCGGCCGCAGCGGGGCGCTGGGTTGGGTCGCTGCGGCGGGGCTCAGCCGCAGCGATGGATTCCGAACGAATCCGGTCGAGCCTGCGACGACGTTCGGGCACTCGGAGAAGGCGCAAGGCAACGCCACGCTGGACTACGCGGGTGAGCGGGACCACGTGCGGGCCGCCTTCAACTTCACGCGCATGGATGCAGAGAATCCGGGCTCGCTGGCCGACTCGGCCTTCCGAGCCGCGACGCGCGAGGCCCTACGCTTCAACGTGATCCAGAACGCATCCAAGCAGATCGACCAGGGGCAGGCAGGCGTCACCTGGACGCGGGCGCTCGGGAACGGGGCGAAACGTCTCGAGCTGTCCGGCTACGGCATCCTGCGCTCACTCGACAATCCCATCACCACGGTGGTGATCGATCTCGATCGACGCGCCGGTGGCATCTCCGCCCAATTCAGCGATCGTGTGGAGCACTCCGGACGGACACTGCGCTGGAATGCAGGCACGCAGCTCGACCTGCAGCGCGACGCGCGCCTCAACCATGTCAACGAGGGAGGTGAGGCAGGCGCGCTCTCCTTGGACCAGATCGAACGCGTGCGTACGGCGGGAGCGTGGGTGAACGGTCTGCTCGACGTGTCGCGACGCTGGGTGCTGGCCGCGGGACTTCGCTACGACCGCTCGCGCTTCGAGGTGGAGGATCGCTTCATCTCCGACGGCGTCGACGACTCCGGCGAACGCGTGATGGACGCTCTCAGTCCCTCGGTGGGATTCCGCTTCGAAGCACGACGGGCCCTCTCGCTGTACGGGAATGTGGCGACTTCGTTCGTCACGCCCACGACCACCGAGCTCGCCAACCGGCCCGACGGGCAGGGCGGGTTCAACGCCGAGGTCGATCCCACGACCGCTGTCTCGGTGGAGGTGGGGGCGCGCGGCTGGGTGGGCACCAGGCTGGCCTATCAGGTCGCCTTCTTCCGCACCGCCCTCGAGGGCGAGCTGATCCCGTTCGAGGTGCCTAGCCAGCCCGGCCGTCGGTTCTTCCGCAATGCGGGCTCCTCGCGCTACTACGGTGCAGAGGCGCTGGTGCACGCTCGACTGGGCGAGCATCTCTCGGCTCGGCTGACCTACTCCTATCTGGACGGACGCTACCGCGACTTCGTCACGGACTCGGACGACTTCTCCGAAAACGTGATCCCGGGGGCCGCCCCCCACCGATTGGACGGACTACTGCGGATCGAGGACGAGATCGGATTCGTGGAGGTACACGGGGAGGTCGCCGACCGGATCGCGGTCGACGACGCGAACAGCGCTTTCGCCCGCGGCTATGGGCTGCTCGACGTGCGCGGCAGCCTGGGCGCCGGCGGGATACGCGTCGGCGGCTCGACATTCACGCCCTTCGCGGGCATCACCAACGTCTTCGATCGCGTCTACGCCTCGGCCGTCTCCGTCAACGCGTTTGGCGCGCGCTTCTACGAGCCGGGTCCGGGGCGTCGTTTCTATGTGGGACTCACCGCAGGCTGGCCGTCGGCGGGATTCTGA